In Borrelia hermsii DAH, the following proteins share a genomic window:
- a CDS encoding plasmid maintenance protein: MKTLQKDLGFLKKNHVIKTFIIRLGEYKGSKIKYMPKRNAYQILKQVLNSTEELLEKTFNIIHKLNKQEKIKNKTEEKNRTKNSSVYNIIYNNINNKKKIERATNRQQQIKEKIVKKYTLQGDTQRETTKV, from the coding sequence ATGAAAACATTACAAAAAGACTTGGGCTTCCTCAAAAAAAACCATGTAATTAAAACATTCATAATAAGACTTGGGGAATACAAAGGTTCAAAAATAAAGTATATGCCAAAAAGAAACGCATATCAAATATTAAAGCAAGTACTCAATTCAACAGAAGAACTATTAGAAAAAACATTCAATATCATACATAAACTAAATAAACAGGAGAAAATCAAAAACAAAACCGAAGAAAAAAATAGAACAAAAAATAGCAGTGTATATAATATAATATATAATAATATAAATAATAAGAAAAAAATAGAAAGAGCAACGAATAGACAACAGCAAATAAAAGAAAAAATAGTAAAAAAGTACACATTGCAAGGGGATACACAACGGGAAACTACCAAAGTCTGA
- a CDS encoding plasmid maintenance protein has product MKNLNFFLHNNSKLKKNQVRLIKLISILKYLNKNRLGYNQQDILNLANFFLKKRRLLSN; this is encoded by the coding sequence ATGAAAAATTTAAATTTCTTTTTACATAATAACAGCAAACTCAAGAAAAATCAAGTTAGACTAATAAAACTAATTTCCATCCTAAAATATCTAAATAAAAACAGGTTAGGATATAACCAACAAGATATACTCAACTTAGCTAACTTTTTTCTAAAAAAAAGAAGGTTACTCAGTAATTAA